The Bdellovibrio sp. ArHS genome has a window encoding:
- a CDS encoding trypsin-like serine protease, whose protein sequence is MKVFSVKFLIFCLFVFSACSQRTDTISTAPQWAIFNGEQVIESSVLAKNTVLIVATYYDVSGKQGAAGCTGIVVTKRHILTAAHCIYKNNSEMRSVTHYVIQKADLAGATRGDYIYAPKYRIHESYDGRSGSHVKNDIAVLLLDRELKGALPAKLAVDNSEFLPLKEVYVAGHGRHNENLLDHKLRVTQLTLAEIELSKEVWLKPSKGCPLQGDSGGPAFILGNDGTPLVIGVASTLSGESSVLGPCREYARYSLVSEYQDFIREALKELQ, encoded by the coding sequence ATGAAAGTTTTTTCTGTAAAGTTTCTTATCTTCTGTTTGTTTGTATTTTCTGCGTGCTCTCAGAGAACTGATACGATTTCTACAGCACCACAATGGGCAATATTCAACGGTGAACAAGTTATCGAGTCGTCTGTATTGGCGAAGAATACTGTTTTAATTGTTGCCACATATTACGATGTATCTGGAAAACAGGGCGCCGCTGGTTGTACAGGTATAGTAGTTACAAAACGACACATTCTGACCGCAGCCCATTGTATATATAAAAACAACTCGGAGATGAGAAGCGTCACGCATTATGTAATTCAAAAAGCAGACCTAGCCGGTGCAACCAGAGGTGACTACATTTATGCACCAAAATACAGAATTCATGAATCTTATGATGGCAGAAGTGGTTCACATGTGAAAAACGATATCGCTGTACTTTTGTTAGATCGCGAACTTAAAGGTGCACTGCCAGCAAAACTTGCTGTGGACAATTCGGAATTCCTTCCTCTAAAAGAGGTTTACGTAGCCGGGCACGGTCGCCATAACGAAAATCTACTTGATCACAAGCTACGAGTTACACAACTAACATTGGCTGAGATTGAGCTTTCCAAAGAGGTTTGGCTTAAACCATCAAAAGGTTGCCCATTACAGGGTGATTCGGGAGGGCCCGCATTTATTCTAGGCAATGACGGAACACCGTTGGTGATTGGAGTTGCCTCCACGCTGTCAGGAGAAAGTTCGGTTTTAGGACCGTGTCGGGAATATGCCCGGTATTCCCTTGTGAGTGAATATCAGGATTTTATACGTGAGGCTCTAAAAGAGCTTCAGTAA